In Chryseobacterium oranimense, a single window of DNA contains:
- the tpx gene encoding thiol peroxidase: MVSRLIFSAVFLFSVFSFAQNTVLMGGKPVHTYSKLPAVNKAAPKFTLTDMTMKDQTLDSYKGKYVILNIFPSVDTGVCSASVHHFNEDAGNIPNTVVLCISKDLPFAQKRFCGAEGIKNVVMLSDFRSDFGKTYGVEITDSVMKGLLSRAVVVIDPSGKIIYEEQVADISHEPNYEAAIAAVKK, from the coding sequence ATGGTATCAAGATTAATTTTCAGCGCAGTATTCCTTTTCTCAGTATTCAGTTTTGCCCAGAATACTGTTCTTATGGGAGGAAAGCCTGTACATACGTACTCCAAATTGCCTGCAGTGAATAAAGCTGCACCCAAATTTACCCTTACGGATATGACGATGAAAGACCAGACTCTGGATTCGTATAAAGGAAAATATGTTATCCTTAATATCTTCCCGAGTGTAGATACAGGGGTTTGTTCGGCTTCTGTACATCATTTCAATGAAGATGCGGGTAATATTCCGAATACAGTGGTTCTTTGTATTTCCAAAGATCTTCCTTTTGCCCAGAAAAGATTCTGCGGTGCGGAGGGAATCAAGAATGTGGTGATGCTTTCGGATTTCCGTTCGGATTTTGGGAAAACTTATGGGGTGGAAATCACAGATTCTGTAATGAAAGGGCTTTTGAGCAGAGCCGTTGTTGTGATTGATCCGTCGGGAAAAATTATTTACGAAGAGCAGGTTGCAGATATTTCGCATGAGCCGAATTATGAGGCAGCTATTGCAGCTGTGAAAAAGTAA